Sequence from the Saccharopolyspora pogona genome:
TCACGGTTGACTCTCCTTCATTTCCGGTGGCGCCGGGTGCGAACACGCACCGCGCCCGATTTGCCCGTCAGGGTATCGATGCAGGTGACACCCCGAGCCGCAGCCCTGCCTCAGTCTGGCGCGATCACCTCGACCGTCGGGAAGTACGCGCGGTACCGGCGCGCATCGCGGGTCAGCAGGCGGAGTCGGCTGACCGCCGCGTGCGCACCGATGTAGAAATCGGGCAGGGGTGACCGCTTCTCCCCGCCTCGCTTCCGGTAGTCCCGGAAGCACTTCCCCGCGAGGAACGCCGCCGACCACGGCAGTGGCGCTCGGATGAAGAAGTCGTTCGGGAACGCTTCCTCAACTTCCTCGATCGTTGGGAAACGAACCGACACCTCGGCGAAGATCAACGGGTTGATCACCAAGGGCCCCTCTTCCGCCGCCTTCTCCAACGCGTCCGATGACCAGTCGACCCATTCAGTCTCCTCGATGACCAGGTCGAGCAGGATGTTGGAGTCGACCAACGTGGCCGGTGCGCGGGCGTACTCACTCGCCACGGGTCAACGCCATGATCTCGTCGGTGGAAAGCCCCTCCCCGCTGGCACGTCCGCGGAGATGCACCACGATCCGCTGTCCACGGCTGGGCACCGAATGCCCGCGGGTGAGGATCAGCGCGTTTCCCTCCAATCTGATCTCGATCTGATCCCCGGGGCGCAGTCCTAGTTCGCGGCGCAGGTCGACCGGGATGGTCACCTGCCCCTTCTCCGTCATCTTCACGGAAGTAAGAATACGACTTTTCCTACTTCTACTTCCACCGAATAACTCGATCGTGACTGGTCAGCGCCTCGGGTCCAGCGTCTTGGCCCACAGCGAGCGGCCGGACTGGTCGCGGAGGTCCACGGTCAGCTGCTCGGTGCGGCCGTCGATGTTGACCTCGCCGAAGTGCTGGAAGCCCTCCCACGGGGAGGCGCCCTGGCGGGTCGGGGCGTTGACGAACACCTGGTCCGGGCCGAAGGTCGGGTCGAGCTTGTTCGGCCCGAACGCACCGGCGTGCAGCGGGCCGGAGACGAACTCCCAGAACGGGTCGAACCCGGCGAAGGCCGCGCGCTCCGGCGAGTAGTGGTTCGCGGCCGTGTAGTGCACGTCGGCCGTCAGCCAGACGGTGTTGCGCACCGACCGACGGCTGATCTCCTGCAGCACCCACGCCAGCTCGGCCTCGCGCCCGTTGGGCGCCCCCGGCAGCCCGTTCGCGACGGCCTCGATCTTGTCGCCGTCGGGCACGACGATGCCGATCGGCATGTCCGAGGCGATCACCTTCCAGGTCGCCTGCGACCGGCTGAGCTCGTCGACGAGCCAACGCGCCTGGCGGTCGCCGAGGATCCGCTCCGGCGTGGTGCCCGCCGAGTTCGGGTCGCGGTAGCTGCGCATGTCGAGCACGAAGACGTCCAGCAGCGGTCCGTGCGAGACCTTCCGGTACACGCGGCCGTCCACCGCGTCCTGGCGCCGGACCGGCTGCCACTCGTGGAAGGCCTGGAAGGCACGCTCGGCGAGCACGTCGACCCGCTTCTCGGTGTACTGGGCGAGGTCCAGGATCTCGCCCGGGTACCAGTTGTTGGTGACCTCGTGGTCGTCCCACTGCACCAGCTGCGGGACCTGCGAGGCGAAGCGGCGCACGTTCTCGTCCAGCAGGTTGTAGGCGAACTGCCCGCGGTATTCGGCCAGGGTCTCGGCGACCTTGGACTTCTCCGGGGTCACGACGTTGCGCCACACCCGGCCGTCGGGCAGCGTGACGGACTCCTTCAACGGCCCGTCGGAGTACACCGTGTCGCCGCTGTGCAGGAAGAAGCCCGGGTTTCGGGCGGCCATCGCGTTGTAGATCGTCATACCGCCGAGGTCCGGGTTGATGCCCCAGCCCTGCCCCACGACGTCGCCGGACCACAAGAAGCGCACGTCCCGGCGGTTGCGCGGGGCGGTGCGGAAGGTGCCGGTCAGGGCCTCACTCTCGACGCGCCCGTCGAGGTCCTCGGCGATGACGCGGTAGTAGGCTTGCTCCCCCGGCGGCAACCCGGTCACCTGCAGCTCGCCGGTGCCGTCCGTCTCGGGGGTCAGGACCGGACCGGGGATCCGCCGCACGCCGCGGAAGTCAGCGTGCCGGGAGATCTCCACGAACATCCGCGACGGCCGGTCGGCGCGAGTCCACACCACCGCCCCGTCGGGGCGCGGGTCGCCGAGCTGGACGCCGTGGGTCAGCACCGGGCGACCGCCGCGCGCGAACGCGGGGGCGCCGGAGAGGAACATGCCGGTGGCAGCGATTCCGGTGGCAGCGGCGCCGCGGAGCAGGGCGCGCCGGTTGAGCTGGGAGTGTTCGGGACTCATGCCGCTGGTTCTATCCAGGGCAGGAAGCTTCCGGATCACCGCTGGTCGACGCACAAGTGAAGTGTTCGTGCCGATCGGCCGCCGGTGCACCGACGGCACTTTCGCGCTCACACCTGGTGTCCGGCCGATCGGCGCGATAGCTTCACGGGCAAACCGACTGGCCGGTCTGACAAGGAGGTCCGGATGCGCGCCGCCGTGCACACCGCCGCGAACCAGCCGATGCGGATCGAGGAACTCGCCGATCCCCGGCCGAAGGCCGGCGAGGTCGCCATCGACGTGCGATCCTGCGGTGCCTGCCACACGGACCTGCACGTGCTCAAGGGCGAACTGCCGTTCCCGACGCCGACCGTGCTCGGGCACGAGGTGGCCGGCGTGATCGCCGAGGTCGGGCCGGGCGTCAGCGGGTTCGAGGTGGGCGACCGGGTGGTGACCAGCTTCATCATGCCGTGCGGCCAGTGCGAGCAGTGCGCGCGCGGCAACGAGGAGATCTGCCAGAGGTTCTTCGAGTTCAACCGCGGCAGGGGGCGGCTCTACGACGACGAGACCCGGCTGTTCCGGCCGGACGGCGAGCCGGTCTGGATGTACTCGATGGGCGGCCTGGCGGAACGCTGCGTCACGCCCGCGACCTCGGTCTACCGCGTGCCGGACGGCGTGGAGCTCAGCGACGTCGCTTCGGTGGGCTGCTCGACGATGACCGCGTACGGCGCGTTGCGCCACGCGGCGAACGTGCACGTGGGCGACACCGTGGCGGTGGTCGCGGCAGGCGGCGTCGGTTCGGCGCTGATCCAGCTGGCGGCGGTGTTCGGCGCATCGTTGATCATCGCGGTGGACATCAGCGAGGAGAAGCTGGCTGGGGCGCGGAAGCTCGGCGCGACGCACGCGGTCAACTCCGCAGAAGTCGACGCACCAGCGGCGATCCGCGAGCTGACCGGCGGGCGCGGCGTGGACGTCGCATTCGAGGCGCTGGGCGCGGTGCCGACCTTCAACATCGCCCGGGACTCGGTCGTCGAGGGCGGGCAGGTCGTGGTCGTCGGCATCGCCGCCAGGGGCACCACCGGGGAATTCGACCTGGCCACCATCGCCCGGCGGAAGCTGCAGATCAAGGGCTCCTACGGCGCGAAGCCGCGGCGCGACATGCCGGTCCTGCTCGACCTGGTGGCCCGCGGCCTGCTCCGCCCCCAGGACGCGATCAGCCGCCACTACCCCTTCGAGCAGGTCCAAGGGGCCTACGACGCGCTCAAGCGAGGCGAAACCGTCGGCCGAGCCGTCATCGATATTGGCTAGCGCTCATCCGCCCAGGTTCGGCGTCAGCGGGAGGTCCTGGCGAAGAGGACTCCGGCGATCACCAGGGCCCCGCCGAGCAGGGTGTTCCAGCCGACCGGTTCCGCGAGCAGGACCCCGCCCAGCGCCGTCGACCACAACGGTGTCAAGTACGTGACAGTCGATGCGATGGTCGACCCGGCCGCGCGGATCACCCGCATGTTCAGCAGGAACGCGAGGCCAGTGCCCACCGCGCCCAGCAGCACCAGGGATCCGAACGCCGTCGCGCCAGGCCACGCGGGCACCGACCCGACGACCGCGGCCGCCAGCGCAAGTTGGGTCGTGGCGCAGGTGAGTTGCACGGCCGTCAGCGCGGTCGCCGACTCGGCGCGGCCGGAGAAGAACCGCCTGGTGTAGGCGAATCCGGCGCCGTAGCAGGTGGTCGCGGTCAGGCAGGCGAGGCTCCCGACCAGCACCCCGCCGCCGACACCGCGCCACACTCCGAGGACCACCAGCGCCCCGCCGAAGCCGATCAGCAGGCCCACCATCCGGCGCGCGGTCGGCTTCTCCTGCGGGACGAGGAGGAGGACGAAGACGAGCGTGGTCAACGGGGTCGTCGCGTTCCAGACCCCGGCCAGCACCGAGCTGACGTGCGTCTCGCCGTAGGCGAAGAGCGTGAACGGCACGGCGTTGAGCAACAACGCCACCACCGCGGCGTGCCCCCAGGTCCGGGGATCGTGCGGCACCGGAACCCGCTGCGCGGCGCATACCAGCCACAGCGCCACGGCGCCGAAGAGGCAGCGCCACCCAGACCGGTGCGACACCGGCGTCGACGGCGACCTTGATCAGCACGAAGCTGGATCCCCAGATCGCGGACAGCAGGACGAAGCCCGGTAACCACCGTTCGGTCCCGCGCTCTGCGGACTCAACCAGTCGCTCGGCCATGCCACCACCTTGTCTGTCGCCGCCGCCGTTCTCCGGCGGATTTCCGCCATCGCACAAGACCGGGCATCATGAGTCAAACAAGCAGATCTGACCCATCGATGAGGATTTCTCATGTCGATCAACATCGCGCAGCTCCGCGCGTTCCTCGCGGTGGCGGACGAGGGCGGGTTCAGCGCGGCGGCCGACGCGCTGCGGATCAGCCAGTCCGCGGTGTCCCACGCCGTGGCCGCGCTCGAGAAGTCGCTGGGCTGCCGGGTACTGGTGCGCCAGGGGAAACCCCGGCCGACGGCGTTCGGCGAAACCATCCTCGAACACGCCCGGACCGCCGTCGCCGCGACCGACGCCATCCGCGTGCTCGCGGAGCATCGGGACGGGCGTCCGACCGGCCCGCTCCGGCTGGCCGCGCCGCCGACCGTCTGCCAGGGGCTGCTGCCCGAGTTGCTGGCGCGCTGGCGGGACGAGTTCCCGCAGCTGAAGATCCGCGTCTTCGAAGGCGAGGACGACGAGGTCGCCGACTGGCTGGCCTCGGCGACCGTCGAACTCGCGGTGCTCGTGGATCCGCCGCCGGGCGACGGGGTGCCGATCGGCGAGGACCGCTTCCACGCGCTGCTACCGCACGACCACCCACTGGCCGACCAACGCGAGATCGACCTCCGCGACCTCGACGACGCCCCGTTCTTGCTGTCCTGCGGCGGCTGCGAGCGGCATGTCCGCGACGCCTACCGCCAGGCCGGGGCCCGGCTCGAACCCGCCCACCGCATCCGCGAGGTCGGCACGTTGTTCGCCATGGTCCGCGCCGGTGTGGGGATCTCGGTGGTCCCGGGCCTGGCCGAGCCGATGCTCGACGCCAGGCTCGTGCTGGTCCCCTTGCGCCAACGCGTCACCCGCAGTCTCGTCCTCACCGGGCCGCTGACCAGGCCCTGGCACCCGGCCGCTTCGGCACTCGTCGAAGCGCTCCGCCGCTAGCTGCCCGTGAGTACTTTTCGGCGCTGTGGCACCGAAAAGTACTCACGGGACGCGCAACGTTCAGTCGGTCTGTTCCGGCGGGTAGCCCGGCGGGTGGCCGAGCTGGTCGTAGAGCTGCCCCTCCCGCATGCGGCGGGCGACGTCGCGGCGCAGGTAGAGGATGTAGCCCCACACCACCGCGAAGACCGCACCCATGATCCCGACCGCCGGGTGCACGAAGGCGCACAGGATCATCGCGCCCTGCAGCGCGAGCGCGACGCCGAGTCCCCAGGGGCGGCGCTGCACGAACGCGGCCGCCAGCATCAGCACCGAAAGCACCGTGACGATGACGAAGCCGATGCTGGAGACGCCACCGCCGAGCTTCCCGACCACCGGCAGCGCGAGCATGAACGTGATGAACTCCAGCACCAGCGTGCCCGCCATGATCCCGCGCAGGCCCTTCCACGGGTCGCGCACGCCGGGCGGTGCCTCGGGCAGGCCCTTTTCCGGTTCGGGTTTCGACTGATCGGTCACGACGGCTCCCGTATCTTGCGGATCGCTCATGCCGGCTCCTTGCCGAACAGGGCGCGCGCCTCGCCCGCGGTCACCACGGACCCGGTGATCACCACGCCGCCACCGGAGACCGACTCGCCCGGTTCCTCGGTCTCCTCGGCCAGCTGGATCGCGGTCTCGACCGCGTTGTCCAGCCGGGGTTCCACCACGATCCGGTCTGGTCCGAAGATGTCCTTGGCCACGCCCGCGAGTTCGTCGGGATCCATCGCGCGGGGCGAGGAGTTCTTGGTCAGCACGATCTCCTCGACCACCGGCTCCAGTTCGGCGAGGATGCCGCGCGCGTCCTTGTCGCCGAGCACGCCGACCACGGCGACCAATCGGCGGAAGGAGAACTCCGAGCTCAGTGCGTCGGCGAGGGCGCGAGCGCCGTGCGGGTTGTGGGCCGCGTCGATGAGCACGGTCGGTGCCGCGCGTACCCGCTCCAGGCGTCCCGGGGTGACGACGCTGGCGAAGGCTTCGCGGACCCGCTCGACGTCGAGCTGCCGGTCCGCACCGGCACCGAAGAACGCCTCGACGGCCGCTAGCGCGAGCGCGGCGTTGCGCGCCTGGTGTTCGCCGTGCAGCGGCAGGAAGATCTCGTCGTACACGCCGCCCAGGCCTTGCAGCCGGAGCAGTTGGCCGCCCACCGCGACGGTCCGGGACAGCACCCCGAACTCCTGGCCTTCACGGGCCACGGTCGCGTCCACTTCGGCGACCCGCTCCATGATCACCTTCTGCGCCTCGGCGGGCTGCGCCGCCACGACGGCGATCGAACCGGGCTTGATGATCCCGGCCTTCTCCTTGGCAATCCCTGCCAGGTCGGTGCCGAGGTACTCGGCGTGGTCCAGCGCGACCGGGCAGACGACCGCGATCTTCGCCTCGGCGACGTTGGTCGCGTCCCAGCTGCCGCCCAGGCCGACCTCGATCACCGCGGCTTCCACCGGGGCATCGGCGAAGGCCGCGAACGCCATGCCAGTGAGCACCTCGAACTTGCTCATCCGGACGTCGCTGCGCGAGTCCACGATGGACACGTACGGGGCGACGTCCCGGTACGCCTCGACGTAGCCCTCGGGGCTGATCGGCGCGCCGTCGATGCTGATGCGCTCGGTGGCCAGCTGCAGATGCGGGCTGGTGTAGCGGCCGGTGCGCAGCCCGAGGCCGCTCAGCAGCGCGTCCGTGATGCGCGAGGTCGACGACTTGCCGTTGGTGCCGGCGATGTGCACGACCGGATAGCTGTGCTGCGGGTCGGCGAGCAGCTCGGTGAGCGCCCTGATCCGGTCGAGCGACGGTTCGATCTTGGTTTCCGGCCAGCGTTCGTTGAGCTCGGCCTCCACCACGCGTAGCTCCTGCAGCGCGGCGGGATCGGTGCCGGACAAGTGCTCACTCCCCTGCGATTTCTCGACTGGGCACGACGAATGTCGAGGTCAGTCTACGTCTCGACGTCGGGCGGGCCGTCGAAGACCCGTTCGGCGGCGGTGGTCGAGCGGCCCGGCGGGCGAGATCGGCGAGCGGCGGCCCCGTTCCGAGGGCCGCGTGCCCTATCGCGAGCCTCACTCAGGTTAGGCATGGCTAACTAATGCAACCGTTGAGCGTGGACGCACCAACCTGGCGACGCGAAGGATGAAGCCGGCACACCGGACTGCTCAACCACCCTGCGGGTATTCCGCCGGGAGCGGATATCGCCGCATTTCGCCCGGGTCATCCTGGACCGCGGGGACGTCGAGAAGTTCCGGTACATGGGCTTCGACCAGTGGTTCCGGCTGTATGTTCTGCGGCTACTGGCGGAAGCCGTGACCGGCGCAAGCGGGCTGAACCGGTGCCCGGTGACCGATCAGGCCTCCGGCAGCGCGGCCAAGCGCGCGTTGATGCGGGCGATGTCGGCGTGCGCCGTTTCGCGACGGGCCTTGATCTTGTCCACCACGTCGGCCGGGGCCTTGTCCAGGAACGCCTGGTTGTTCAGCTTCTTGTCGGTGCCCGCGAGTTCCTTCTCCGCCGCGGCCAGGTCCTTGGCCAGCCGCTTGCGTTCGGCGACCACGTCAACGGCGCCGGAGAGGTCCAGCTCCACCGACACGTTGCCGCCGGTCAACCCGACCTCGATGGACGCCGACGAGGTGAACACGTCGGCCGGCTCGGTGACCCGGGCCAACGCCCGCACCGCGGGCACGTGGTCGGCCAGGCCCTGCTCCACGACGCCGCCAAGCTTGGCCGCCACCCGCTGACCCGGCTTTAGCCCCTGGTCGGACCGGAACCGCCGGATCTCGGTGATCAGCTTCTGCGCCGCGGCGATCCGCTCCGCGGCCGCCTCGTCGGCAGCCGCCCCGGACACCTCCGGCCAGTCCGCGATCACCACGGACTCGCGGCCGGTCAACGCGGTCCACAGCGTCTCGGTGATGAACGGAATGGTCGGGTGCAGCAGTCGCAGCAGCACGTCGAGCACGTACCCGAGCACCTCGCGGGTGCGCTCCGCCCGCTCGGCAGCGTCCTGCGGGACACCCGCACCCGGTCGCTGGTCATGGGCAGGCGAAGAATTATCGCCCATGCCAGCTCCAGAAGCGTCCAGCTGGACCTTGGACAGCTCCAGGTACCAGTCACAGAACTCGTCCCAGGTGAAGTGGTAGAGCACCTCGGTGGCCTTGGCGAACTGGAAGTCCTCCAGCAGTTCGTCCACATCGGACACCAACTGGTCGGCCCGGTCCAGGATCCACCGGTCCGCGTCGGTGAGTTCGCCGCGGTCGGCCAGCCGCTCCGGCACCCGCGCGCCGTTCATCATCGCGAACTTGGTGGCGTTGAACAGCTTCGTGCAGAAGCTGCGAGACGCCGCCACCCACTCCTCGCTGATCGGCGAGTCGGTGCCGGGGTTCGCGCCGCGCGCCAGGGTGAACCGCAGCGCGTCGGTGCCGTAGGTGTCCATCCACACCAGCGGGTCGACGGTGTTGCCCGCGGACTTCGACATCTTCTTGCCGTGCGCGTCGCGGACCATGCCGTGCAGCGCGATGACCCGGAAAGGAACAGCGCTCGACGGCTCATGATCGCCCATCGCGTAGAGGCCGAACATCATCATCCGGGCGACCCAGAAGAACAAGATGTCGTAGCCCGTGACCAGGACGCTGGTCGGGTAGAACTTCCGCAGGTCCGTGGTGTCCGCCGGCCACCCCATCGTGGAGAACGGCCACAGGCCCGATGAGAACCAGGTGTCCAGCACGTCCTCGTCCTGGTGCCAGCCCTCGCCGGTCGGCGGCTCCTCGTCCGGTCCGACGCAGACGACCTCGCCGTTCGGCCCGTACCAGATCGGGATGCGGTGGCCCCACCAGAGCTGCCGCGAGATGGCCCAGTCGTGCAGGTTGTCGACCCAGTCGAAGTAGCGCTTGGTCATCTCCGGCGGGTGCACCGCGACCCGGCCATCGCGCACCGCGTCGCCGGCGGCCTTGGCCAGCGGGCCGACCTTGACGAACCACTGCAGAGACAGCCGCGGCTCGATCGGCTCCTTCGACCGCGAGCTGTGCCCGACACTGTGCAGGTACGGGCGCTTCTCCGCGACGATGCGGCCCTGCTCGCGCAGCGCCTCGCGGACGGCGACGCGGGCCTCGAAGCGGTCCATGCCGTCGAACTGCGTGCTGGTGTGGGCGATCCGGCCCTGCTCGTCCATGATCGTCAGCATCGGCAGGTCGTGCCGCTTGCCGATCTCGAAGTCGTTCGGGTCGTGCGCCGGGGTGACCTTGACGGCACCGGTGCCGAACTCCGGGTCGACGTGCTCGTCGGCGACGACCGGGATCTTGCGACCGGTCAGCGGGAGCTCGATCTCGGTGCCGACGAGGTGCTTGTAACGCTCGTCGTCGGGGTGCACCGCGACGGCGGTGTCGCCGAGCATCGTCTCGATCCGGGTGGTGGCGACCACGATCGAGTCATCGCCGTCGCCGTACCGCATGGAGACGAGCTCGCCCTCGACCTCCTTGTGCTCCACCTCGATGTCGCTGATCGCCGAGCGCATCTCCGGCGACCAGTTGACCAGGCGCTCCGCCCGGTAGATCAGGCCGTCGTCGAAGAGCTTCTTGAAGATCGTCTGCACCGCGCGGGACAGCCCGGCGTCCATGGTGAAGCGCTCGCGGGTCCAGTCCACGCTGTCCCCGAGGCGGCGCATCTGGGACAGGATCGCCCCGCCGTGCTTCTCTTTCCACTGCCACACGCGTTCCAGGAACGCTTCGCGGCCCAGGTCGCGGTGGTCGATGCCCTCCTCGCGGAGCTGGCGCTCCACCAGCGCCTGCACCGCGATGCTCGCGTGGTCCATGCCGGGCAGCCACAGCGCTTCGTAGCCCTGCATCCGGCGGCGCCGGGTGAGGATGTCCATCAGGGTGTGCTCGAAGGCGTGCCCGATGTGCAGGCTGCCGGTGACGTTCGGCGGCGGGATGACGATCGAGAACGGCGGCTTGTCGCTGTTGGCGTCGGCGACGAAGTACCCGGCAGCTACCCAGCGCTCGTACAGCTCGGCCTCTACGTCGGCCGGATTCCAGGTCGACGGAAGTTCACGGGGCTGGGCGGCATGGGTCTGTGTCACGCACCGGATTCTACGAGTGTCTGTTCAGCGCGTTTTCCGGGCATTAGGCTGCGCCGCGACCAGCATCCGTTGTGACTCCCGACACCTCGGCGATGCCGGTCTGTGAATGGTGTCGCACGCTATTGCCATGTCGCGTGGAGCCCCAGAACAGGACATCGACGAGAACGCCCTCCGAGTCGGTCAGCCCGGCCACGCCGCGGCGGGCGTGAAGGGCGTGCTGGTCTCGCTGCAGCGCAGTTGGGAACAGATGGGCCTGGCCCGGACCGCCCGGACGTTGCCGCTGCTGAACCAGCGCGCGGGCTTCGACTGCCCGGGCTGCGCGTGGCCGGACCCGCGCGAGGCCGAGGGCGACAAGCGCAAGATCGCGGAATTCTGCGAGAACGGCGCGAAGGCCGTGGCCGAGGAGGCGACGACGCGGCGGGTCGGGCCGGAGTTCTTCGCCCGCCACCCGGTCGCCGAGCTGGCCGGCAAGACCGACTACTGGCTGGGCCAGCAGGGGCGCCTGACGCAGCCGATGATCCTGCGCGACGGCGACAGCCACTACCGCCCGATCGGCTGGGGCGAGGCGTTCGAGGTGATCGCGGCGAACCTGCGCGGGCTGGCTTCGCCCGACGATGCCGCGTTCTACACCTCGGGCCGCACCAGCAACGAGGCGGCGTTCCTCTACCAGCTGCTGGTGCGCAGCTTCGGCACGAACAACCTGCCGGACTGCTCGAACATGTGCCACGAGTCGTCGGGGTCGGCGTTGACCGAGACCATCGGCATCGGCAAGGGCTCGGTGTCGCTGTCCGATGTGGAGCACGCGGACCTGGTGCTGGTGGTGGGCCAGAACCCGGGCACCAACCACCCGCGGATGCTGTCGTCGCTGGAGAAGGTCAAGCGGCGCGGCGGGCGGATCATCGCGGTCAACCCGCTGCCGGAGACCGGCCTGATGCGGTTCAAGAACCCGCAGAACGTGCGCGGCGTGATCGGCGACGGCACCCAACTGGCCGACGAGTTCGCACAGATCCGCATCGGCGGCGACCTGGCGCTGTTCAAGGCCCTCAACGCGCTGGTGATCAAGGCGGGGGCGGTGGACCAGGACTTCATCGACACCCACACGCACGGCTTCGCCGAGTTCGCCGCCCAGGCCACCGACGTCGACTGGGCGGCCACCGCCGAGGCCACCGGGCTGGCCCGCGGGCAGATCGAGCGGATCGCGGAGATGCTGATCTCGTCGCAGCGCACGGTGGCGTGCTGGGCGATGGGGCTGACCCAGCACAAGCAGGGCGTCGCAACCATCCGCGAGGTGGTCAACCTACTGCTGCTGCGCGGGATGATCGGCAAGCCCGGCGCCGGAGTCTGCCCGGTCCGCGGCCACTCGAACGTGCAAGGCGACCGGACGATGGGCATCTGGGAGAAGATGCCGGAGAAGTTCCTGGACGCCCTGGAGCGCGAGTTCGGGGTGCCGGTGCCGCGCCACCACGGTCTGGACACAGTGGACACCATCCGGGCCATGCAGTCCGGCCGGGTCAAGGCGTTCCTGGGGATGGGCGGGAACTTCGTGTCCGCGACGCCGGACACCGACGCCACCGCGCAGGCGCTGCGCGGCTGCGAGCTGACGGTCCAGGTGTCCACGAAGCTCAACCGCTCGCACGCGACCCCGGGCCGGACCGCGCTGATCCTGCCCGCGCTCGGCCGCACGGAACGCGACGTGCAGGACGGCGGGGAGCAGTTCGTGACGGTCGAGGACTCGATGTCGGTGGTGCACGCCTCGCGTGGGCGGCTCGCCCCGGCGTCCGAGCACCTGCTCTCGGAGGTCGGGATCATCTGCCGGCTGGCCCGCGAGCTACTCGGCCCGGACCATCCAGTGCGCTGGGAGTCCTTCGAGCGCGACTACGACGTGATCCGCGACCACATCGCGCAGGTGGTGCCCGGCTGCGCGGACTACAACCGCCGGGTCCGCGAACCGGACGGTTTCGTGCTGCCGCACCCGCCGCGCGACAGCCGCACCTTCCCGACTGCGACGGGCAAGGCGAACTTCACGGTGAACGTCCCGGAGCCGATCCGGGTGCCCGCCGGGCGCCTGCTGCTGCAGACGCTGCGCAGCCACGACCAGTACAACACCACGATCTACGGCCTGTCGGACCGCTACCGCGGCGTCGAG
This genomic interval carries:
- a CDS encoding valine--tRNA ligase, whose amino-acid sequence is MTQTHAAQPRELPSTWNPADVEAELYERWVAAGYFVADANSDKPPFSIVIPPPNVTGSLHIGHAFEHTLMDILTRRRRMQGYEALWLPGMDHASIAVQALVERQLREEGIDHRDLGREAFLERVWQWKEKHGGAILSQMRRLGDSVDWTRERFTMDAGLSRAVQTIFKKLFDDGLIYRAERLVNWSPEMRSAISDIEVEHKEVEGELVSMRYGDGDDSIVVATTRIETMLGDTAVAVHPDDERYKHLVGTEIELPLTGRKIPVVADEHVDPEFGTGAVKVTPAHDPNDFEIGKRHDLPMLTIMDEQGRIAHTSTQFDGMDRFEARVAVREALREQGRIVAEKRPYLHSVGHSSRSKEPIEPRLSLQWFVKVGPLAKAAGDAVRDGRVAVHPPEMTKRYFDWVDNLHDWAISRQLWWGHRIPIWYGPNGEVVCVGPDEEPPTGEGWHQDEDVLDTWFSSGLWPFSTMGWPADTTDLRKFYPTSVLVTGYDILFFWVARMMMFGLYAMGDHEPSSAVPFRVIALHGMVRDAHGKKMSKSAGNTVDPLVWMDTYGTDALRFTLARGANPGTDSPISEEWVAASRSFCTKLFNATKFAMMNGARVPERLADRGELTDADRWILDRADQLVSDVDELLEDFQFAKATEVLYHFTWDEFCDWYLELSKVQLDASGAGMGDNSSPAHDQRPGAGVPQDAAERAERTREVLGYVLDVLLRLLHPTIPFITETLWTALTGRESVVIADWPEVSGAAADEAAAERIAAAQKLITEIRRFRSDQGLKPGQRVAAKLGGVVEQGLADHVPAVRALARVTEPADVFTSSASIEVGLTGGNVSVELDLSGAVDVVAERKRLAKDLAAAEKELAGTDKKLNNQAFLDKAPADVVDKIKARRETAHADIARINARLAALPEA
- a CDS encoding FdhF/YdeP family oxidoreductase, whose translation is MSRGAPEQDIDENALRVGQPGHAAAGVKGVLVSLQRSWEQMGLARTARTLPLLNQRAGFDCPGCAWPDPREAEGDKRKIAEFCENGAKAVAEEATTRRVGPEFFARHPVAELAGKTDYWLGQQGRLTQPMILRDGDSHYRPIGWGEAFEVIAANLRGLASPDDAAFYTSGRTSNEAAFLYQLLVRSFGTNNLPDCSNMCHESSGSALTETIGIGKGSVSLSDVEHADLVLVVGQNPGTNHPRMLSSLEKVKRRGGRIIAVNPLPETGLMRFKNPQNVRGVIGDGTQLADEFAQIRIGGDLALFKALNALVIKAGAVDQDFIDTHTHGFAEFAAQATDVDWAATAEATGLARGQIERIAEMLISSQRTVACWAMGLTQHKQGVATIREVVNLLLLRGMIGKPGAGVCPVRGHSNVQGDRTMGIWEKMPEKFLDALEREFGVPVPRHHGLDTVDTIRAMQSGRVKAFLGMGGNFVSATPDTDATAQALRGCELTVQVSTKLNRSHATPGRTALILPALGRTERDVQDGGEQFVTVEDSMSVVHASRGRLAPASEHLLSEVGIICRLARELLGPDHPVRWESFERDYDVIRDHIAQVVPGCADYNRRVREPDGFVLPHPPRDSRTFPTATGKANFTVNVPEPIRVPAGRLLLQTLRSHDQYNTTIYGLSDRYRGVEDGRRVVLVNPEDIAELGFAAGDLVNLISEWTAADGSLEERRADRFRIVAYSTAKGCAAAYYPEANPLVPLNSVAEKSNTPVSKAVIIRLERA